A window of Halovivax gelatinilyticus genomic DNA:
GTCGTCGAAGAAGAACTCGTCGGCGCGGTCGAACGTCCGACCGGGGATGTCCGACGCGTCGAACAAGCTCGAAACTTCGGGGTCGGGAACGGTCGAATCCCGAAAGAACCAGAGTTCGGCTCTGATTCGCCCGGCGTCGCCGCGGTTGTTCACCGTCGCGTGGTACTCCCGGTCCGTCGTCTCGACGTCGATGACGTGTGGCTCCGGGTGTGTCATTCGGCGGAATTCGAGGTCGACGTCGTCTGTTAACAGGCCAGCGCAACCGGCGATCGAACAGAGGCCGACAGTTGCGGTGGTGGCGAGAACACTTCGTCGTCGCATGGCGACCGGGATACATCTAGTCAATATAGAATCTCCGATTGTGTTGCCGTCGGTCGAATCGGCGCGATCAGTGATCGTTCGTCAGGGGTTGCGTGCACCGACTCGTTTCGTTACAGCTCCGTTTACATTCGTCGCGAATGGGGTGATCCCGTTTGGCAGAACTGACCAGTAGGACGTCTGAAAGTGAATTATTTATCGCTACGGCTGGTGGGGATCGCTGATAGTATTCTTCTCGGCGGAAGGATACCGTAATCATGGTGTACTCAGTATGAGCCCCGACGAATCCACCGCCAACGATGCACCGCCGCTCGTCAGCTTCGATCCCGAAGGACGGGCCCCGATCGTCAGCTACAACGTCCCCGAACCGACCGCCTACGCCGGTCGCAGTTACGTCGAACTCGACGTCGACCCAGATCACTTCAGCGAGGATGCCCGCGAGGGCACCACGTTCGACGAATGGGTGACCTCGATTATTCCGCCTCGGGAGGCCCCGGAGGACCCGATAGACGACGAAGAACCGGTTCCCATCGAAGATGACGATGAAGCCGATATCGACGACGATCTTGACGTAGACGAGCCCGACGATGAGGACCTAGACGTCGACGAGCCGGATGTGGAAGAACCGGATGTCGACGAACCGGACGCAGACGATGACGTTCACGTCGACGAGCCGGATGTGGAAGAACCGGATGTCGACGAACCGGACGTAGACGATGACGTTCACGTCGACGAACCGGACGACGACGTCGAGGTCCAGCGTGAAGATGGTCTCCACGAGGACGTTCTGGACGACGTGGACGAAGAGGATCTCCACGAGTTCGTCCCAGGCGATTCCAACACGACCACCGCTCACGCGGCACTGACGGCGATCCTCGAATCGCAGTTCGTACAGGGAGAGAGCGGCCCCATCGTCGGGGCGGTCGATCGACGGATCGAGGAGTCGGTCGCCGCCGTGGGGAACGCGACGAAGCTGATGCGCGAGCCGTCGCTTGCTCGCTCGAAACCCGTCTTCGAAGAGACGGCTGAGGGCGGACAGATAATCGACACTCAGCCGCAAGACGAGCTGCTCTCGGAGGTCCACAGTTCGATCAAGCCGAACCTCTACGCGACGGAATCGCTTTCGCGGTCGGGGTCGAACGCCGCCGAACTCGCTTCGGACATGATGGCGGACGTCTCGCAGAAGGCGAAGCTCGACGTCGACGTCATGCACGCGATCCAGCCCGAGGTGATGGCCAGGGAGATGCTCGACGGTCGTCACCCCATCGTCCGCTACACTATGGGTGGTCGACCAACGGTCGAGTATGCGGTCGCGCCGCCGGTGATCGAACCGCGCCTGTTTCTCGTCGAGCGCTATCGCCTCTCGACGTTTCTCGGCAACTACGGCGCCGGCCGGACGCTAAAGACGTTCTCGTTGCTTCCGGGTGAGCAGACGACGATTAGCATCGAGACCTTCCGCAAGACCGAAGAACAGCGAACGGAGTCCTCGAGTATCCTCGATTCGTACACGACCGAGACGGCAGAAGAGTTCGAGGAGACGGTCAAGGCAGAGCAGTCCCAGAAAAACGAACACGAGGAGTCGTTCGCGTACAACGCCGAGGCCAAGGCCGAGGCGAGCTGGGGATTCGGAAGCGCGTCGGCCAGCGGCGGCGTCGAGGGCGGTACGAACGCCGCCCGCGAGGAGATTGCGAAAAACGTCTCGAACGCGACGTCGAAACACGCCGCCGAAGCCTCGAGCAAGCGCCAGGTCGAGATCGATACCGATTACGAAATCTCCGAACAGACCGGCGAGGAGACATCCATCGAGCGCTCGCTCGAGAACATCAACCTCAGTCGAACCCTCAACTTCGTTTTCAAGCAGATGAACCAGGAGTTCATCACGCTCATGCACCTCGTCGACGTCCGCGTCGGCTTCACCAACAATGGATTCGACGTACGAGATCGTTCCGACACGCTCGGGGGCGTCGACTATCGCGAGGTCTCCCTTCCGGAACTCGACGCGCTCCTGGCGGACGTCATCGACGAGGACCATCGGGCGGACGTCCGCGAACGGATCGTCGGCGAACTTTCGACGATCTTCGACTATCGGGGCGACGTTCGATCGATCGTCGAAGAAGTCGAGTTGCCCGGTTCTGACGGCGAAGCGACCTACCTTCGCGTCGATCCCGACCTCCGTACGACCTACACGGACGAGACCGGCAACGAGATAACCGTTCCCGGGCTCGTTCTCTCGGCTGAGACGAACGTCATGCGGACCGAGGGCGTGGTGGTCGAAGCGTTGCTCGGCGGCGGGAACGCCCTCGATGACTACGCCATGTCGCTCCAGGACGAAGAGGTCAGAAAGCGACTCACCGAAAACGACGAACGCGAGGTCGCTACCGAACGCGAGCGTCTCGCCCAGTCGCTCGTCTCCGACGGCGACGACGAGTCCGTCGGCAGGTTCGAACGACTCTTCGCGACGCTCGAAGCGTCCGAAGAAGAAAAGATCGAGGTTCCCGTCGAACCCGCGCCCGAACCGACTCCGGCGCCGGAAGACGGGGAGTGATCCCCGATGAGTGCTGGGAGATCGAGAGAGCGCGCCGTCGAGGAGCCAAAACGCAGAGCCCTCGCCGACAACGCAACGGGTCCGGTCGAGGGTATCACCAACTTCGCCCAGGAACGCCACGAGCGAGCGCTCGAACGCGCCGACGACGGAATCGACGAAACTGACTGCGCCATCGGCCGACCGACGCACGAAGACCTTCGACGGACGAGATCGTGGGCGATATCGGCCGATTTCAGCGCCGACGTTAGCTGGAGGGGACCCGGGATCGGCGCGGAGATATTCGAACTGGTCAACCGCGAGACCGGGCGGGCCCACGAGATCAGAATGATACCGCTGGGCGTCGGCTTCGATATCTCCCCAATCGGCCTCTCTTCCGGCCCGCCAAACTACACCCTGTTCAGGACGGACGAACCGGTCAACTTCACCGATTTCCACGGCGTCGGGGCGCGAGTGACGGGGATGCGGGCGCTCGTCGGGTCCGTCACGTACCTCACGCTCTGGGGGGATATGGCGTACTTTTCGGATCGGTTGGCGTACGTCCGGATGAGCGGCTGGGGACTCAACACGGCCGGACCGAGCCTGGCTCACGGCGTCACCAGACTGTGTTACGGCGACGGCGAACCGACCGGGCTCGTCCCCCGAGTGCTCAACCTGCCGCCTCGCGATCCGCCGCGACCGCCACGCGAACCGCACTTTCGCGTCCCAGCGATGGAAGACGAGCGGATCGACGTTCCGAACGACGTCCTCTTCGCGTTCGACTCCGCCGAACTCTCTTCCGGTGCCGACGATACGCTCACGCATCTCGCCGATCTCCTCAACAACCGCCTCCGCAAGCCCGTCGACATCGAGGGTCACACCGACTCGATCGGCGATCCCGATTACAATATGGATCTATCGATACGGCGCGCCGAGGCGGTCAAAGCGTGGTTCGTCGATGACGAAGTCTACGGCGCCGAAGCGTTCACGGTCCGCGGAAAGGGAGAAACCGACCCGGTCGCCCCGAACACCCACGACGACGGGTCGGACAACCCCGAAGGGCGAGCGAAGAATCGACGCGTGACGATACGGGCGGTCTGGAACGTCTGACCTACTCGGACAGCCACCAGCCATACATTCGGGCAATCTCCTCGTCGTCGACCGGTTTCTTGCTCTCGCCGTAGGTTTTCCCCTCCAGGATCTGGCGTTCGATCGCGTTCAGCGCGAGCGAGAACGCGTGGCGATCGCCGTAGCCAGTGTCGGAGGCGACGAACAGTCCTTTGTCGGTGTACAGCCGGATGCGGACGTGGATCTGCGGAACCCCGCGAAGGCGTTCTTTGTGTTCGTTGACGTGGACCTTCGCCTCGAGAACGCGCATCGCGCCGTACTTGCGCGCGACGTCGTCGATCCGCTCGGCCATCGTCTCGTGGGTCAGTTCGGTCACGTAATCGGTACCGAACACCTGTATCGGTCGACCGCCTTCTTCGGTCCACGTCAACGCGTCCAGAAGGTCGGTCTTGGTGACGATGCCCGCGAGCACACCGTCGTCGAGAACGATCGAGGAGGAGGCTTCGAACTCGAGCATGGTGTCGAGGGCGGCGTCGAGCGATTCGTCCAGCGTGGTCGTTCCGACCGTCTCGACCATCACGTTCCGTACCGGCAGGTCGAGTAAGTCCGCACTCTCACCGCTCCGATCGCCGAATCCGCCGTGATCGCCGCCCTGTGCCGTGACGTGCGCCGACGGATCGCCGCCCTGCTGTCGCGTAAGCTCCCGAGTGACGAACTGGATGACGTCGAGCAGGCTGACGATGCCGACGACGTTCTCGCCGTCCTCGTCGGCCACCACCGGCAGGTGCTCGATGCGCTTCTCGCGGAACGTAGCGAGCGCCTTTCCGAGCGTCGTCTCGGGTTCGACGGTGACAACCTCGAGCGTGGCGACGTCCTCGGTGTCGAGCACCGAGAGATACGGCTGGACGTGTCGAAGGAGGTCGTCAGCGCGAACCACGCCCACGACGTCCCCTGATTCCGCCTCGGGATCGTCCATCACGGGGAGCACTCTCGTGTCGCCCGCGATCATGAGGCGGGCGGCCTCCCGGAGGTCTTCGTGGCGGCCGATCCTCGGCACTGGTCGAACGAGCGACCGTGCCTTTCGCGAGTTCTTCTCGTGCGACGAGATCGCGTCGCGTCGCGTGACGATCCCGTCGAACTCGCCGCCGGCCGTGACGAGCAGTGCCTTCTGGGCCGACCCTTCGAACGCACCTCGGAGCTTCGAGACGGGCGTCTCCTCGTCGACCGTGTCGTACGTATCGTCGATGACGTCGGTTACGTCCATACGCCACCTTCTATCTGCAGTTACTTACTGGCTGTCGGTCGTTCCCAGGCGAGGGGATGAGCCGAAAGCTGTCCGCGACGCGTCTTATAAATGGCGTGAAAGTACGATTGAGGGCGGATTAGACCGACCGGACGCCAGCATAATAGAGCGATATCGAGTCTCCCGGCCGGTGGCTACTCGTTTAGATGCGAGCGATAGCCCTTCGGTTCGAATCCGCGGCGACAAATAATGTCCTGACGACCGACCGTGATGGCACTCACCTGGTTGTCCGCTTCCATCTCCGTGACGACGGTATCTAAGTGGTCGGCCGACCACCCCGTTTTCTCGATGACGGTCTCGCGATCGACGCGGCCCCCGCGTTTTACGAGCAGCCGGAGAACGACGTCTTCGTCCGCAAGTTCCCGTTCGTCGACGCCGTACTCGACCTGTTCGGCGTAACTGAGCGTCTCTTCGTCGTCCGATTCGTCATCGGTCGACTCGGCTTCGTCGACCGCGGCCGAGTTGAACCGGGTTGATAACTGTGACCAGAGCGTTTTGAATACCATGTGAGTGGATCACCGTCTATTCGTTTGATCGTCCTACGACGCCCTCCTACCAAGATGTTGTGCTTCGACGGGTGACGGTTCGGCAGGAGCCTGGCGCTGTCTACCTGTGTGTCTGCTCTCCATCCTCATAAATCAGCGGCCCGCTTGCTGACTCAGGTGAAAATCGATTGACTCCGGCTCCGCTCGGTCACTCGTTCGTTCGCTCGCTCGCCGATTTCCGTCCCCTGGAGCGGGGATACGCCTCCGCGAGCGCCTCGAGCTGCGCTTGTGATCCCGTCGTGTGCGGGGCGACCAGCGGCGAGACGCTCACCTGCCCTTCGACGACTGCGCGTCGATCGGTGCCGGGCGGATCGGGAATTGTCTCCGGATCCATCGTCTCCCAGACGCCGTCCTCGACGGTGATCGTCGATCCGTTGCGGGTCGCGTCCATCTCGTATCGCTTCGACGGTCGGGTGACGACCATCGGCGGCTCCCGTCCGCCGTTCATCGGGACGTTCACGTTGAGGTAGGAGGCGTCCTCGAAGACGCCGGCCGAGAGCGCGTGCTCGACCAGGTAGCGGGTCGCGCGCGTCGCCTCGGCGAAGTCCGCGGGCGTCGTCTCGACGTCCTCGAACGCGAGGTCGCCGACCGGAACGTACATCGAGGTGGCGATCGCGGGCACGTCGAAGAATGCGGCCTCGACGGCGGCACTGATCGTCCCCGACCGTCCGAGAACGTAGGCGCCGAGGTTCGCTCCCTCGTTACAGCCCGCGACGACGAGGTCCGGATCGGGGGCGAACTCGGAGAGGCCGGCGACGACGCAATCGGCGGGGGTCCCCGTAATCGCGTAGCCGTCGTCGCGCTCGTCGACGGTCACTTCGTTCGAGATCGCTCGCCCGCAGGCGCTCTGGTCGGTCGCGGGGGCGACGACGGTGACGTCTGCGATCTGCGAGAGTTCCTCGCCCATGGCGACGATTCCCGGCTCGCCGTAGCCGTCGTCGTTGGTCAGCAATATTGATAGCCGGTCGTCCATACCGATTGCCTTCGCGTCGAACGCGAAAAGTTCGTCGGAGTGTTACCCGAGCGGATCGACCACGGTCTCTTCGTCGACGACCAGGTTGTACGCCTCCTCGTCGTCGTTCCAGAGCGCCAGCGCCGACTCGAACGCGAGGAGGTCCCCGTACCCGGCGTCGAGTAGCGGTCGGTTCAACGCCGTCTCGTTCGTCACCACCGCGTAGTGATCGACCGCTTCGCTCCCGTCGCTGACCTTGAAGAGCGGATTCGACGGCTCCTCTCCCGTCGACCCGCTGGCCTCCTCACTTCGATCGACGAGCGAGCGGCTCACCTTCGCCGCGACGAGGTCGATCCGGTTCGAGACGTGGCGTTCCATCTCCGCCATCTTCGCCCAGCGGGCCGTATCGAGCGAGACGTCGTGACGTCGGGTCCCGTCGAGTCGAAGCATCGAGTGTGAAAACTGGACGTCGACGTTGACGAACTCGCCCGGCCGGTGGTCTGGATCCGTCGCCGCCTCGTCGAGTCGCGATTGCACGTCCGGGACCGCGAGGTCGGGACGGACGTCGAACGACCAGCCCCGATCGCTCGGCCGCTCGCCCGCCCAGAGTCTGACCAACGGTCCGTAGACGGTGACCGTGCGCTCGGTACCGTCGGCACTCGAAACTGCGGTGTCCTCCACCGCTCGCTCGACCTCTCGCAGGCCGATGCTCGTCTCCCGGTCGGCCGGCGCCATCGCCAGCAGCGAGCCGTCGTCCGCGAGCATCGAGAGGTAGCGCTGACAGACGGAGACCGGGTCATCGAGTTCACTCAGGACGTTACACAGCAAGATGAGGTCGAACGGTTCGCCGTCCGGTTCGAAGGCCTCGGCGGTCGTGCGGTGGACGTCCCAGTGGACGTTCCGCCCGGTTTCGGCGAGCACCGTTTCGAGGACGTCCGCGGCCGCGCTCGGTTCGAGCGCGTGGTACTCGACGAGCCCGTCGTCCGGGAGATATTCACACAGTCCCAGTGCGGGGCCGCCGACCCCGGCGCCCACGTCGAGGACTCGGAGGTTCCGACCGAGTAAGTCCCGCTCGGCCAAATCGTCGAGTGCGTACTGCACCGCGGCGTAGTAGCCCGGCAGGTGGTAGATCGCGTACCCGGCGGCGACGTCCTCGTCGTAAGAGACGGCGTCGCCCGCCAGGTACTGGGCTTTCGTTCGACGCAGCGTCGACCGGAGAACGTCGCCCGACGCCCCGTCGTACCAGTGTGGCCCGTACCGTTCGACGAGCCAGTCTTCGAGGGCGTTCTCGTAGGTTCGGGGGAACCTCTCGACCGGTTCGAAGCGCGCCTCGACTGGTTCTTCGGAGACGGGAACGAACGTTCCGTCCTCGCGCTCGACGAGTCCGAGCGTGACGGCGTCCTCGCGCAGGTACTGGCGGACCACCGCCGGGTGCGGCTCGCCCTCGACGTATTCGAAAATTTCTTCCGGATCGATCGGTCGGACGTTCCGCAGGTACAACGCGTTCTCCCGGACCGCCTCGCGCTGGTCGGTCATCGATCCGGCACACCCCCGGACGCGGTCGATGATCGGCTCGTCTCGCGTCGGTCGTCGACCCACGTCGCCGTCGCGTCCTCGATCAGCGAGACGAGTTCGTCGTGATCTGCCTCCGCGATTCGTCCGGCGGCCTCGGCGACGGCGTCGGCGCCGTCGAACCGATCTTGGACGTCCGCGTACACGCGCGGCGTTCCCGCACCGATCCGTTCGACCTGCTCGCGTAGGCCCTCGTACAGCGGCGTTTCGAACGCTTCGGGGACCGGCTCTGCGGCCGCCGCGAACGCCAGGACCGCCGCGTGGGCTGCCGCCTGCACGCGTTCCATCGCGCCGTCGTGCTCGGCCGGCGTCGTCTCGACGAGCTCGTTTTCGGCGGTCTCTAGGTCTGCGAGAATCGCCCGGGTCGCCGGACCCGCCGACCGGGTCACGACGGCGATCGATCCCGGAGCGCGTTCTGGTGCGAACAGCGGGTGCAGACTGCAGTGTTCCACAGCGGGTGCGTACTCGTCCATCGCGGTGAGGACGGGTTCCATCACGCCCGCGACGTCGACGATCGCGCCGTCGACTCGGACCGCCTGCGTCGCGATCGCCGCCTCGACCTCGCCCATCGGAACGGCGAGGCAGACGGCGTCGTAGGTGTCGCCGTCGGGTTCCAGCGGGACCGTCCGGCCACCGACGGCGGCGGCCGTCTCGCGCGCTCTCGTCTCGTCGACGTCGGCGATCGCGAGGTCGGCGTCGAGCGTCTCGGCGAGCCATCGCCCCATCGCACCGGCGCCGACGATACACACCTCCATCGCTGCTCACTATCGGGCGCCGTCGCAAAAGGAGTTCGATCGATCGGGTACGAATCAAGTCGGCAACGGTCGTCCGGCTTACCGACGATCCTGCGGTTCGATCGAGATGGGGTAGTCGGTGAGGTTCTCGTAGCCGTCCTCGGTGACGACGACGAGGTCCTCGATGCGGACGCCGCCTACCTCCGGATCGTAAATGCCGGGTTCGACGGTGATCACGTGGCCGGGTTCGAGTTCGTCGCCGCCGAACGAGAGGCTCGGCCCCTCGTGGATGTCGAGGCCGACGCCGTGGCCGGTGCCGTGGATGTAGCCCGTGCTGGTCTCTGGGTCGCTCCGGAGCGTCTCGTAGCCGGCGTCTTCGATGACGTCGCAGACGATTCCGTGGATCTCGTCGCCGGCGACCCCAGGTTCGATGGCGTCGAGGGCAGCCTCGAAGGCCTCGTGTGTCACCTCGTACCGTCGGCGTAGTTCGTCGCTTGGCTCGCCGCGAACGAACGTCCGGGTCATGTCGCCGAAGTAGCAGGTTTCCTTATCGCGCGGGAAGATGTCGATCACGATCGACTCGCCGGCGTGGATCGGGCCGCTCCCGCGGTCGTGGGGATCGGCGGCGTTCGCACCCGAGGCGACGATCGTCTCGTCGAGCGCGCAGCCGTCGCGCAGCAGGGCGATCTCGATCTCGGTCGTGACGCGCTCGCTCGTGAGCACCTCGTCGTCGTGATAGAGGACGCCGTCGCGCACCTCGGCGGTCGCGATAAGCGACTCGGCGACGGCCATCGCGCGCTGGTTGGCAGCCTGGGTCGCGCGGACGTGTTCGATCTCAGCGTCGGTCTTCGTCTCGCGCAGTTCGCCGACGACGCCGTCGGCGTCGACCGAGACGGCGATCCCCTGCTCGCGGAGTCCGTCGGCGGTGCCGACGCGACAGTTTTCGGGAACGGCGACCGATTCGACGCCGTGGTCGGCCAGAAACGCCGCGAGCAGTCGGTGTTTCGCTTCGCGCGGGCCGTACTCTTCGCGAAGTTCGTGATAGTCGTAGGCGGCGGTGTTGGTCACGCTGTCGGCGTCGGATTCGGTCTGGGCGCGGCCGTACTCGAGCCCGGACACAAGCAGGTGGACGCCGTCGGCCGTCACGATCGTCTGGAACGGGTCCGGCGCGGAAAAGCCAGAGATGTAGCGCTGGTTCGCGTCGGTGCCGTCGGCGTCGATCAGATAGGCGTCCAGGTCGTGCTCGGCGAGGTGGTCGGTCAGCGGTCGGCGCGTTTCGTTCATGTACGCCCGTTCCGAGGGGCGTTACATAATTGCACCTTTCCCGGCGAGAGACGTGCCGACTCGCTGGACACGACCGACGGTCAATCCGGACGGGACCGGTACCGTCATAGGCGAACCCGCAGTCAGTGTGCGTATGAACGTCACGCTCGCTCCGGCGACCGTCGACGGTGTCGTCAGTGCACCTCCGTCGAAGAGTTACACGCATCGGGCGATCCTCGCGGCTGGCTGTGGCGAATCGAGTCTGGTCGAGTCTCCCCTCTGGAGTGCGGACACGCAGGCGACGACGCGCGCGGTCGAGGCGTTCGGCGGCTCGGTCAGCCGCCGATCTGACGGCGCGCTCGCGATCGACGGGTTCGACGGCCAGCCGGCCATCCCCGACGACGTGATCGACTGTGCGAACAGCGGGACGACGATGCGCCTCGTCACCGCCACCGCCGCGCTCGTCGACGGAACCACGGTCCTGACTGGCGACGCGTCGCTCCGGTCGCGTCCACAGGGGCCGTTGCTCGACGCACTCGCCGACCTCGGCGCGACCGCCAGGAGCACGCGGTCGAACGGCCAGGCGCCGCTCGTGATCGACGGTCCGATCGACGGCGGTCGCGTCTCGATTCCGGGCGACGTCTCCTCGCAGTACGTTTCCGCCCTGTTGATGGCCGGGCCGCTCACCGACGGAGGCGTCGAGGTCGAGCTCGAAACGACGCTGAAATCCGCACCGTACGTCGACGTCACGCGCGAAGTGCTCGATGCGTTCGGCGTCGAGACTCGCGAGACCGACGCTGGCTTCGCCGTCGACGGCGGCCAATCCTACCGCGTAGCTGACGGCTCGTACGCCGTCCCCGGCGACTTCTCCTCGATCTCGTACCTGCTGGCGGCCGGTGCGATCGCCGGCGAGGTCGAAATCGAGGGCGCACACCCGAGCGCGCAGGGCGACCGCGCGATCGTCGATCACGTCGAGGCGTTCGGGGCGCCCGTCGAGTGGAACCGCGAGGCCGGTCGCCTCTCCGTCGAACGCGCCCCGCTGTCGGGTATCGAGGTCTCCGTCGCCGACACGCCCGATCTCCTCCCGACGCTGGCCGCCCTCGGCGCCGTCGCCGACGGGGAGACCCGAATCCTCGACGCCGAACACGTCCGGTACAAGGAGACCGACCGGGTGAGCGCGATGGCCGAGGAACTCGATACGATGGGCGTCGAGACGACCGAAGAACGCGACGCGCTGATCGTCCACGGCGACCGGTCGACGCTCAGTGGCGCGCGCGTCGACGGTCGCGGCGACCACCGTATCGTGATGGCGCTGGCGGTCGCCGCGCTCGCCGCCGACGGCGAGACGACGATCGATGGGGCCGAACACGTCGACGTCTCCTTTCCGACGTTCTTCGAGACGCTCACGGACCTCGGCGTCGAGGTAACGCGATCCGAGTGACCTCGAACCGGCACGTCGTGGTCGGTGGTTTTCGCCCGCTCTGTTCTCGTTCACCGAAACGATTAGGGGATTCCTTCGAATCTCTTACCGCATGTCCCGTCGGGAGATAGAAGAGCGGGTGGGCGCGAACCGGGAGCGAGACGCGGTCGTCGAGCCGGACTACGGCGGGTACTGCGTCTCGAACGTCGTCGAATCGCTACTCGGGCTCCTCGATTCCCGATTCGACGCGCCGATGCCAGAAGACGTCTTTCGGGGCGTCGACACGGACGTCGAAACCGTGGTGTTCGTCCTGCTGGACGGTCTCGGCTACGACGAGTGGACTCGCTTCGAGTCCCGGTCGACGTTGGCCCGGCGGTTCGCCGCGGACGGGACGGTGAGTCCGCTCACCTCGATCTTTCCGTCGGAGACGGCCGCGGCGTTCACCTCGATCGCGACGGGGACCGATCCGATCGAGCACGGGCTCCTCGGGTGGTTTCAGTACCTGGGGGCGATCGAGCGCGACGTGGTCACGCTCCCGTTTACCACGCTAACCGAAACGCCGATTGGAGACGTCGATCCGACGCTCGACGGGTCCGCGCTGTTCGACGCGACGGCGCTGTCGGCCAGGACGGCCGAGACGGATCTCTCGTTCGAAGCAGTCCTGCCGTCGTCGATCGTCGAATCGCCCTACAGTAGGGCGATATTCGACGGTGCAGCGCGGACCGGGTTCGACGAACGCGAGTCGTTCGCGCGACGGCTTCGCGATTCGGCCGAGTCGGCCGACGGGCCGACGTTCGTCTTCGGGTACGAGCCCTCGATCGACGCCGCTGCCCACGAGGACGGGTTGCGAAGTCGCGCAACCAGATCGACGGCGACCGACGTCCTCGCTCACCTCCAGTCCGGATTCGTCGAGCGCCTGTCGGACGACGCGGCCGCGAAGACGCTGCTCGTCGTCTCGGCCGATCACGGTATCGTGGATACGGTTCCGGCCGAAAACGTCGACGTAACCGACTGGCCGAGCTGGCCCGACGTGCGGCGCTGGCTTCGAAGGGACCGGTCGAACGAACCGCGGAGACCGACCGGCAGTCCGCGAAATATGCACCTTCACGTCGATCCCGATCACGTTGCCGACGTCAACGCCCGACTGGCGGAGGCGGTCGACGGGCGCGTCTACACCCGTTCGGAGGCGGTCGACGCCGGGCTCTTCGGGGAGGCCTCGCCGTCTGCGCTGTTCGAACGACGCTGTGGCGACCTCCTGGCGGTGCATCGAAATCGCGGCCTTTGCTGGATCGATCGCGATCTGAACGAAATCGGTATGCACGGCGGACTCACTCGCGAAGAGATGCTCGTTCCGTTCGCGGTCGGTCGCGTCGAGGATCTTCGAGGGTGACGATCGCTCGCCCGACAGCGCGCCCGCCGTGGGGGTCCAAGCTGTTCACCCGTTGCCCGTTTGTACGTCCCGTC
This region includes:
- the aroA gene encoding 3-phosphoshikimate 1-carboxyvinyltransferase, translated to MNVTLAPATVDGVVSAPPSKSYTHRAILAAGCGESSLVESPLWSADTQATTRAVEAFGGSVSRRSDGALAIDGFDGQPAIPDDVIDCANSGTTMRLVTATAALVDGTTVLTGDASLRSRPQGPLLDALADLGATARSTRSNGQAPLVIDGPIDGGRVSIPGDVSSQYVSALLMAGPLTDGGVEVELETTLKSAPYVDVTREVLDAFGVETRETDAGFAVDGGQSYRVADGSYAVPGDFSSISYLLAAGAIAGEVEIEGAHPSAQGDRAIVDHVEAFGAPVEWNREAGRLSVERAPLSGIEVSVADTPDLLPTLAALGAVADGETRILDAEHVRYKETDRVSAMAEELDTMGVETTEERDALIVHGDRSTLSGARVDGRGDHRIVMALAVAALAADGETTIDGAEHVDVSFPTFFETLTDLGVEVTRSE
- a CDS encoding alkaline phosphatase family protein, which codes for MSRREIEERVGANRERDAVVEPDYGGYCVSNVVESLLGLLDSRFDAPMPEDVFRGVDTDVETVVFVLLDGLGYDEWTRFESRSTLARRFAADGTVSPLTSIFPSETAAAFTSIATGTDPIEHGLLGWFQYLGAIERDVVTLPFTTLTETPIGDVDPTLDGSALFDATALSARTAETDLSFEAVLPSSIVESPYSRAIFDGAARTGFDERESFARRLRDSAESADGPTFVFGYEPSIDAAAHEDGLRSRATRSTATDVLAHLQSGFVERLSDDAAAKTLLVVSADHGIVDTVPAENVDVTDWPSWPDVRRWLRRDRSNEPRRPTGSPRNMHLHVDPDHVADVNARLAEAVDGRVYTRSEAVDAGLFGEASPSALFERRCGDLLAVHRNRGLCWIDRDLNEIGMHGGLTREEMLVPFAVGRVEDLRG